The following proteins come from a genomic window of Halorubrum lacusprofundi ATCC 49239:
- a CDS encoding aconitate hydratase, with translation MNEPSPFDAIREFEFDGTSYQMANLTVLEEEGLCELDQLPVSIRVLLESVLRNVDGETITVEDVRNVASWQPDVPDVELPFTPSRVVLQDLTGVPAVVDLAALRSAADRKGKDPAIVEPDVPCDLVIDHSVQVDYFGSADAYEKNVKLEYERNGERYRALKWAQQAFDDFRVVPPGTGIVHQVNLEYLGQVVHARERDGEQWLLPDTLVGTDSHTPMIGGIGVVGWGVGGIEAEAAMLGQPITMKLPEVVGVRLTGELPEGATATDLVLHVTEQLREVGVVDRFVEFFGPGVSNLTVPDRATIANMAPEQGSTISMFGVDEATLDYLELTGRDEEHIELVREYFDAQGLFGEQNPEYSETVEFDLSTITPSLAGPKKPQDRVAMGDMKTHFRGLVHGEFEEELDDIDEEAITRWLGESSASDDRPDPDLPEPDVGDLDKRVAVDVNSEGRSPSGSPAEPGDGETTEIGHGSVVVSAITSCTNTSNPSVMIAAGLLARNAVERGLDVPAYVKTSLAPGSRVVTEYLEASGLLPYLEDLGYNVVGYGCTTCIGNAGPLPEPIERAIDAEDLWTTSVLSGNRNFEARIHPKIRANYLASPPLVVAYGLAGRMDIDLEHDPLGTDADGDPVYLADIWPDADEIHAAVHDSVDSSMFEEKYASVFEGDERWTALDAPTGEVYEWDDSSTYIREPPFFKDFPLEEPGVTDIDDARTLMLLGDTVTTDHISPAGPFSREQPAGEWLAEQGVEPHEFNTYGARRGNHEVMMRGTFANVRIENEMLDGVEGGYTIHHPTDDQTTVFEASRRYRENDTPLVVFAGEELGTGSSRDWAAKGTDLLGVRATIAESYERIFRDNLVGMGVLPLQFDEGDSWESLELDGSERVAIQGLDDGLDVNNDLTAVAERADGSTVEFPVTAQVGTPAAVRYVENGGILHLVLRRLLSEE, from the coding sequence ATGAACGAACCGTCTCCATTCGACGCAATCCGCGAATTCGAGTTCGACGGCACATCCTACCAGATGGCCAACCTCACAGTCCTCGAAGAGGAGGGTCTCTGTGAACTCGACCAGCTCCCCGTCAGTATCCGCGTTCTCCTCGAGTCCGTTCTCCGCAACGTCGACGGGGAGACGATAACCGTCGAAGACGTTCGAAACGTCGCGTCGTGGCAACCTGACGTTCCGGATGTCGAACTCCCGTTCACACCGTCGCGGGTCGTTCTCCAGGATCTCACCGGTGTCCCCGCGGTCGTCGACCTCGCAGCGCTCCGGTCTGCGGCCGACCGAAAAGGCAAGGATCCCGCCATCGTCGAACCAGATGTACCGTGTGACCTCGTGATCGACCACAGCGTGCAGGTCGACTACTTCGGCTCCGCGGACGCCTACGAGAAGAACGTCAAACTGGAGTACGAGCGCAACGGCGAGCGATACCGTGCGCTCAAATGGGCTCAACAGGCGTTCGACGATTTCCGTGTCGTCCCGCCGGGAACGGGTATCGTTCACCAGGTGAATCTCGAATACCTCGGACAGGTCGTCCACGCCCGCGAGCGTGACGGCGAACAGTGGCTCCTCCCCGACACCCTCGTGGGGACGGACAGCCACACGCCGATGATCGGCGGCATCGGCGTCGTCGGCTGGGGGGTCGGGGGTATTGAGGCCGAAGCCGCGATGCTCGGCCAGCCCATCACGATGAAGCTTCCCGAAGTCGTCGGCGTCCGCCTTACTGGAGAACTCCCCGAGGGCGCGACCGCAACTGACCTCGTGCTTCACGTCACCGAACAGCTTCGAGAGGTCGGCGTCGTCGACCGGTTTGTCGAATTCTTCGGTCCCGGCGTGTCGAACCTGACTGTTCCGGATCGGGCGACCATCGCGAACATGGCGCCCGAACAGGGCTCGACCATCTCGATGTTCGGCGTGGACGAGGCGACGCTCGACTACCTCGAACTCACGGGACGCGACGAAGAGCACATCGAACTCGTTCGAGAATATTTCGACGCACAGGGGCTATTCGGCGAACAGAATCCCGAATACTCTGAAACGGTAGAGTTCGACCTCTCGACGATCACTCCCAGCCTCGCCGGTCCGAAGAAGCCCCAGGATCGCGTCGCGATGGGCGACATGAAGACGCACTTCAGGGGACTGGTCCACGGCGAATTCGAGGAGGAACTCGACGATATCGACGAGGAAGCGATCACCCGATGGCTCGGCGAGAGCAGCGCTTCCGACGACCGACCTGATCCCGATCTTCCGGAACCGGATGTCGGCGACCTCGACAAACGAGTCGCAGTCGACGTGAACAGCGAGGGACGAAGTCCCTCTGGCAGCCCGGCGGAGCCCGGCGACGGCGAGACAACCGAAATCGGGCACGGCAGTGTCGTCGTCAGCGCCATCACCAGTTGTACGAACACGTCGAATCCGTCCGTGATGATCGCGGCGGGCCTCCTCGCTCGTAACGCTGTCGAGCGCGGGCTCGACGTCCCCGCGTACGTCAAGACGAGTCTCGCGCCCGGAAGCCGCGTCGTCACCGAATATCTCGAAGCGTCGGGGCTTCTCCCGTACCTCGAAGACCTCGGCTACAACGTCGTCGGCTACGGCTGTACGACCTGTATCGGGAACGCCGGCCCGCTTCCCGAGCCGATCGAACGTGCGATCGACGCCGAGGATCTCTGGACCACGAGCGTCCTTTCGGGGAACCGCAACTTCGAGGCTCGCATCCACCCGAAGATTCGTGCGAACTACCTCGCCAGCCCGCCGCTCGTCGTCGCCTATGGCCTCGCCGGGCGGATGGACATCGACCTCGAACACGACCCGCTCGGAACGGATGCCGACGGCGATCCGGTCTATCTCGCGGACATCTGGCCCGACGCCGACGAGATCCACGCGGCGGTTCACGACAGTGTCGATTCCTCGATGTTCGAAGAGAAGTACGCCTCCGTGTTCGAGGGAGACGAACGCTGGACGGCACTCGATGCGCCGACCGGTGAGGTCTACGAGTGGGACGACTCTTCGACGTACATCCGCGAGCCGCCCTTCTTCAAGGACTTCCCGCTGGAAGAGCCCGGTGTCACAGATATCGACGACGCCCGCACGCTGATGCTGCTCGGTGATACGGTCACGACCGACCACATCAGCCCGGCCGGCCCGTTCAGCCGTGAGCAACCCGCCGGTGAGTGGCTCGCCGAACAGGGCGTGGAACCCCACGAGTTCAACACCTACGGCGCCCGGCGCGGGAACCACGAGGTGATGATGCGTGGGACGTTCGCGAACGTCCGCATCGAGAACGAGATGCTCGACGGCGTCGAAGGCGGCTACACGATCCATCACCCCACCGACGACCAGACGACGGTCTTCGAAGCCAGCCGTCGGTATCGCGAGAACGACACGCCGCTGGTCGTGTTTGCGGGTGAAGAACTCGGAACCGGATCGAGTCGTGACTGGGCGGCAAAGGGAACGGATCTGCTGGGTGTCCGTGCGACGATCGCCGAGAGCTACGAGCGCATCTTCCGCGACAACCTCGTCGGAATGGGTGTCTTGCCGCTCCAGTTCGACGAGGGCGACTCCTGGGAATCGCTCGAACTCGACGGCTCGGAACGGGTCGCGATCCAGGGACTTGACGACGGCCTCGACGTGAACAACGATCTCACCGCCGTCGCAGAACGTGCCGATGGTTCGACCGTCGAATTCCCGGTCACGGCACAGGTTGGGACGCCTGCAGCCGTTCGATACGTCGAAAATGGCGGTATCCTCCATCTGGTGCTCCGTCGACTACTCAGCGAGGAGTAG
- a CDS encoding MBL fold metallo-hydrolase — protein sequence MVNNITAERLAGKIDADEQFTLIDVRPEDSFEAWHVRDAENVSYDPDEGLSEDQLNEVDTLVDGRPVVAICGKGLTSTPFAFELDEHGYDDISVVTGGMEEWSKLYEVVPIETSSDDLVVRQVQRRAKGCLGYVVGSKEVGEAVVVDATRQTDQFKVAAQDAGLSIARVLDTHVHADHISGSPTLADEVGVPYHLGDAARERGVEYEYDPLPDGDVIEVGDVEIEALHTPGHTSEMMNYLVDGELLLTGDTLFVDSVGRTELQFGEDDASRGAELLYDSLHETILNLPDDTTILPGHLTVTSDGRYENGSPGEPLEARLGDLRDELDFLGLDREAFVERLTEDTPEKPPNYETVIAINTGKETVEDESEATELELGPNNCAA from the coding sequence ATGGTCAACAACATCACTGCGGAACGACTAGCGGGGAAGATCGACGCCGACGAACAGTTCACGCTCATCGACGTGCGTCCCGAAGACAGCTTCGAGGCCTGGCACGTGCGCGACGCGGAGAACGTGTCGTATGACCCTGACGAGGGATTGAGCGAGGACCAACTGAACGAGGTGGACACACTGGTCGACGGCCGGCCCGTCGTCGCGATCTGCGGGAAGGGTCTGACGTCGACGCCGTTCGCGTTCGAGTTGGACGAGCACGGCTACGACGACATCTCGGTCGTCACCGGCGGTATGGAGGAGTGGAGCAAACTCTACGAGGTCGTCCCCATCGAGACGTCCAGCGACGACCTCGTCGTTCGGCAGGTCCAGCGCCGAGCGAAGGGCTGTCTCGGCTACGTCGTCGGCTCGAAGGAGGTTGGAGAGGCCGTCGTGGTCGATGCCACCAGACAGACCGACCAGTTCAAAGTCGCTGCGCAGGACGCTGGCCTCTCCATAGCGCGCGTGCTCGATACGCACGTCCACGCCGACCACATCTCGGGCAGTCCGACCCTCGCCGACGAGGTTGGCGTGCCCTACCACCTCGGCGACGCAGCTCGCGAGCGCGGTGTCGAGTACGAATACGACCCGCTACCGGATGGCGACGTCATCGAAGTCGGCGACGTCGAGATCGAGGCGCTCCACACGCCCGGCCACACCTCGGAGATGATGAACTATCTCGTCGACGGCGAACTCCTGTTGACGGGCGATACGCTGTTCGTCGACTCCGTCGGGCGGACCGAACTCCAGTTCGGCGAGGACGACGCCTCGCGTGGAGCGGAACTGCTGTACGACTCGCTCCACGAGACGATCCTCAATCTCCCGGATGACACGACGATTCTACCAGGTCACCTCACCGTCACGAGCGACGGCCGCTACGAGAACGGTTCTCCGGGTGAACCCCTCGAAGCTCGGCTCGGGGATCTCCGCGACGAACTCGACTTCCTCGGGCTCGACCGCGAGGCGTTCGTCGAACGATTGACCGAGGATACCCCGGAGAAACCTCCAAACTACGAGACAGTTATCGCCATTAACACCGGCAAAGAGACCGTCGAAGACGAAAGTGAGGCGACGGAACTCGAACTGGGACCGAACAACTGTGCCGCATAG
- a CDS encoding DUF2080 family transposase-associated protein yields MDRHEIEGHEVIEGEVKPTGNGAHVLVPKRWRGADVKIVRTSDPDE; encoded by the coding sequence ATGGATAGGCACGAAATAGAAGGCCACGAAGTCATCGAGGGAGAAGTGAAGCCGACCGGGAACGGCGCACACGTTCTCGTCCCGAAACGGTGGCGAGGAGCTGACGTGAAAATCGTCCGAACGTCTGATCCCGACGAATAG
- a CDS encoding sulfite exporter TauE/SafE family protein, with protein sequence MTSDWVTTGLSAVVILAAAAVHGIAGFGFAQVSMGIMPLFRSPSSASIIFTATAVVANARVWWSVRDAFDWEKWIVPVGGLVVGMPLGIVVFSGFDAAQMRVAIGAVLVLAVIVVGATQQLDVVTDWIEEKDYRPGKIIGATAGLLAGILGGAVAVPGPPMIVYGAFMSASGFWTDKEMKATFTAFFGTLMLYRLGSLTYTGAVTTPLMIEAAVAVPMVFLGAWIGVYIFDHIPERIFQWVVLALLTVNAFVLLFTAIPEL encoded by the coding sequence ATGACGAGCGACTGGGTAACGACGGGGCTGTCTGCGGTCGTTATCCTCGCCGCGGCCGCCGTTCACGGTATCGCCGGGTTCGGCTTCGCGCAGGTGTCGATGGGCATAATGCCGCTGTTTCGGTCGCCCTCGAGCGCGTCGATCATCTTCACGGCAACGGCGGTGGTGGCCAACGCCCGCGTCTGGTGGAGCGTCCGGGACGCGTTCGACTGGGAGAAGTGGATCGTTCCTGTCGGTGGGCTCGTCGTCGGGATGCCGCTCGGCATCGTCGTGTTCAGTGGGTTCGACGCGGCACAGATGCGCGTCGCCATCGGGGCGGTTCTCGTGTTAGCGGTCATCGTCGTCGGCGCGACCCAGCAACTCGATGTCGTCACGGACTGGATCGAGGAGAAGGACTACCGACCGGGGAAGATAATTGGCGCGACGGCCGGGCTGCTCGCGGGGATTCTCGGCGGCGCCGTCGCCGTTCCCGGCCCGCCGATGATCGTCTACGGGGCCTTCATGTCGGCGAGCGGATTCTGGACCGACAAGGAGATGAAGGCCACGTTCACTGCCTTCTTCGGGACGCTCATGCTGTACCGCCTCGGGAGTCTCACCTACACGGGAGCCGTGACGACGCCGCTGATGATCGAGGCTGCCGTCGCCGTGCCGATGGTGTTCCTCGGTGCCTGGATCGGTGTATACATCTTCGACCACATCCCCGAGCGCATCTTCCAGTGGGTCGTGCTGGCGCTACTGACCGTGAACGCGTTCGTCCTCCTGTTCACGGCGATTCCGGAACTCTAA
- a CDS encoding 5'-nucleotidase C-terminal domain-containing protein translates to MNEHETDIGEWRSLGGAPVGDGNDDADAVFAHVSDLHGQLTPRYQVYYDNPTSTPDFNFGDDDRVVERGGGIPLLAAKLDELREDYDVCTLMSGDTFHGSAVTTYTDGRAMLDPVNDHVAPDIYVPGNWDYSNEAAEDGNFVELMDDLDAPILANNLYDWETDERLYDAYRILDIGGLSVGVVGMTNVYVDRMAPAFSEGKYRFGKHPTLLEESAQAAREDGADVVVAVTEIGLPWMVQAAKDCASVDVMFSAHTHEYTYDPIVVEETETVVVESGMGEAIGRVDLRVRDGEIQFRHHLYCLTEDGEHTPEPDADAAETVEAVRAPFFEADPGFERGAGTLDRPLDAVVGRTEEPLYRQSFLESAWNALFNDALRAHFGTDLAVSHGFRYGTAIPPGDITLGELYTFFPMTTPVARGVAYGQQLTNHMEEFLGDNFTPYPYDQEDGRVRNFSSNVEVTLDPTAKRGRRLVELRIDGEPVDPEETYSVATFRRPGDPERDLGNCGFPFRDVEVDDDTIPVDVIVEYLEEHSPVDYEVMGLVETAEDGGRVQNTPADGPYPFIQPGVDYAAGEAYCETSMIPRRNTFPDAGRNRTR, encoded by the coding sequence ATGAACGAGCATGAAACGGATATCGGCGAGTGGCGGTCCCTCGGCGGCGCCCCTGTCGGAGACGGTAACGATGACGCCGACGCCGTCTTCGCTCACGTCAGCGACCTCCACGGGCAGCTGACGCCGCGCTACCAGGTCTACTACGACAATCCGACGTCGACGCCGGACTTTAATTTCGGAGACGACGATCGCGTCGTCGAGCGCGGCGGCGGGATCCCCCTGCTCGCAGCGAAACTCGACGAACTCCGCGAGGACTACGACGTGTGTACGCTCATGAGCGGCGACACGTTCCACGGCTCCGCCGTGACCACCTACACCGATGGGCGAGCGATGCTCGATCCCGTCAACGACCACGTCGCGCCCGACATCTATGTCCCGGGGAACTGGGACTACTCGAACGAGGCCGCCGAGGACGGCAACTTCGTGGAGTTGATGGACGACCTCGACGCCCCGATTCTCGCGAACAACCTCTACGACTGGGAGACCGACGAGCGACTGTACGACGCGTACCGGATCCTCGACATCGGCGGACTCTCCGTGGGGGTCGTCGGGATGACGAACGTCTACGTCGATCGGATGGCACCCGCGTTCTCCGAGGGGAAGTACCGCTTCGGTAAACACCCCACACTCCTCGAGGAGTCCGCACAGGCCGCCCGCGAGGACGGCGCGGACGTCGTGGTCGCGGTCACCGAGATCGGCCTCCCGTGGATGGTCCAAGCCGCCAAGGACTGTGCGAGCGTGGACGTGATGTTCAGCGCGCACACCCACGAGTACACCTACGATCCGATCGTCGTCGAGGAGACCGAAACCGTGGTCGTCGAGTCCGGGATGGGTGAGGCGATCGGCCGTGTGGACCTCCGCGTTCGGGACGGGGAGATACAGTTCCGTCACCACCTCTACTGTCTGACCGAGGACGGCGAGCACACGCCGGAACCGGACGCCGATGCGGCGGAGACAGTCGAAGCCGTGCGTGCGCCCTTCTTCGAGGCCGATCCGGGATTCGAGCGAGGGGCTGGCACGCTCGACCGTCCGCTGGATGCGGTCGTCGGTCGGACGGAAGAACCGCTCTACCGGCAGTCCTTCCTTGAGAGCGCGTGGAACGCGCTGTTCAACGACGCACTCCGTGCACACTTCGGCACCGACCTCGCCGTCTCGCACGGGTTCCGGTACGGGACTGCCATCCCACCCGGCGACATCACGCTCGGCGAACTCTACACGTTCTTCCCGATGACGACGCCCGTCGCTCGTGGCGTCGCCTACGGCCAGCAACTCACGAACCACATGGAGGAGTTCCTCGGGGACAACTTCACACCGTACCCCTACGACCAGGAGGACGGCCGCGTCCGCAACTTCTCCTCGAACGTCGAGGTGACCCTCGATCCGACCGCGAAGCGTGGCCGCCGCCTCGTCGAACTGCGAATCGACGGCGAGCCGGTCGACCCGGAGGAGACGTACTCGGTGGCGACGTTCCGCCGACCCGGTGATCCCGAACGCGACCTCGGAAACTGCGGGTTCCCGTTCCGGGACGTCGAGGTCGACGACGATACGATACCTGTCGACGTCATCGTCGAGTATCTCGAGGAACACTCGCCCGTCGACTACGAGGTGATGGGGCTAGTCGAGACCGCCGAGGATGGCGGCCGAGTCCAGAACACGCCCGCAGACGGGCCGTATCCGTTTATCCAGCCCGGCGTCGACTACGCGGCCGGCGAGGCGTACTGCGAGACGTCCATGATACCGCGCAGGAACACGTTTCCCGATGCAGGGCGTAATCGAACGCGCTAG
- a CDS encoding transposase: MATETLALFEHLEFDFLEEFDVFAPARRGRTRDHHPPALFRAFLHCYYKNVYGIRPVTRELQNTVVWLSCGFDRPPSRDAVDRFLTDLEHVVDEVFDRLVEQAACRGLLDLTYSIDSTDVRTMPADQDASKGYDPTAEEYYHGYGCTIVSTGQKIPIAAEFTESKQAPEETAMRVTCDALAVEKPIWMLGDSAYDTLGWHDHLLAAGVVPVAPYNARNTDDPKDIEYRVEARIDEHSEDVQLKQSTLDETYNRRSGVERTNDAVKDCGLGHVRARGRVHARAQVFLALCLRLVIAITNDERGDNPGSTVITL; encoded by the coding sequence ATGGCGACCGAGACGCTCGCGTTGTTCGAGCATCTTGAGTTCGACTTTCTCGAAGAATTCGATGTGTTCGCCCCCGCTCGCCGGGGGCGAACACGAGATCATCACCCACCAGCACTCTTCCGAGCGTTCCTGCACTGCTACTACAAGAACGTCTACGGCATCCGTCCAGTCACGCGAGAACTCCAGAACACGGTCGTCTGGCTCAGCTGTGGCTTCGATCGACCGCCGTCGAGAGACGCGGTCGATCGCTTCCTCACCGACCTCGAACACGTCGTCGACGAGGTCTTCGACCGCCTCGTCGAGCAGGCCGCCTGCCGCGGCCTGCTCGACTTGACCTACTCCATCGATTCCACCGACGTGAGGACGATGCCCGCCGACCAAGACGCGTCGAAAGGCTACGATCCAACCGCCGAAGAGTACTACCACGGCTACGGCTGTACGATCGTCTCGACCGGGCAAAAGATCCCGATTGCCGCGGAGTTCACCGAGAGCAAGCAAGCGCCAGAGGAGACGGCGATGCGCGTCACGTGTGACGCGCTCGCCGTCGAGAAACCGATCTGGATGCTTGGAGACAGCGCCTACGACACGCTCGGCTGGCACGACCACCTGCTGGCCGCAGGGGTCGTGCCAGTCGCTCCGTACAACGCACGAAACACCGACGATCCGAAAGACATCGAGTACAGGGTCGAAGCCCGCATCGACGAACACAGCGAGGACGTTCAGCTGAAGCAATCGACGCTAGACGAGACGTACAACCGCCGGAGTGGAGTCGAACGAACCAACGACGCCGTCAAGGACTGCGGCCTCGGGCACGTTCGCGCCCGAGGCCGCGTCCACGCACGAGCACAAGTGTTCCTCGCGCTGTGCCTTCGTCTCGTTATTGCGATCACCAACGACGAACGCGGAGACAATCCAGGAAGCACCGTCATCACGCTATGA
- a CDS encoding DUF4013 domain-containing protein gives MAFLVVPVFILAGYFIRVLNRTAGGDEVPPVFDEWGELAVTGLQAVLIGVAYALVPTILGGGVVAIGIGLSGDGSLDGLGVAAVLVGGLLWTLLSFVVAYLLPAALVNFARTRSLGAGFAFGTLKPIWLSRSYAVAWGTMLLVALLGGIVAGVLNVVPILGQIAGVFVGFYAAVAAYSVIGRAWEDLPVVDHTGPDAMLSTSVDTDR, from the coding sequence TTGGCGTTCCTCGTGGTTCCGGTGTTCATCCTCGCCGGCTACTTCATTCGGGTACTGAACCGAACCGCCGGAGGTGACGAGGTTCCGCCAGTGTTCGACGAGTGGGGAGAGCTGGCGGTCACCGGACTGCAAGCAGTCCTGATCGGCGTTGCCTACGCGCTTGTTCCGACGATCCTCGGTGGCGGCGTTGTCGCCATCGGAATCGGGCTCAGCGGCGACGGCTCACTGGATGGCCTCGGCGTGGCGGCTGTCCTGGTGGGTGGGCTGCTCTGGACGCTCCTTTCGTTCGTTGTTGCCTACCTGCTTCCGGCAGCACTGGTCAACTTCGCTCGAACGCGGTCGCTCGGTGCTGGCTTCGCGTTCGGGACGCTGAAACCGATCTGGCTCTCTCGATCCTACGCCGTTGCCTGGGGAACGATGCTCTTGGTGGCGTTGCTCGGCGGGATCGTGGCGGGGGTACTCAACGTCGTTCCGATCCTCGGCCAGATTGCCGGAGTCTTTGTCGGCTTCTACGCCGCGGTTGCGGCCTACTCCGTTATCGGTCGGGCGTGGGAGGATCTTCCAGTCGTCGACCACACCGGTCCCGACGCGATGCTGTCGACCAGTGTCGATACTGACCGGTAA